One part of the Marmota flaviventris isolate mMarFla1 chromosome 4, mMarFla1.hap1, whole genome shotgun sequence genome encodes these proteins:
- the Lipt2-as1 gene encoding jerky protein, translating to MSKRVKDIPTDNGEKKKRKHLSLSIAQKVELLQKLDAGVSVRCLTEEYGVGTTTIYDLKKQKDKLLKFYSDSDNQELMKNRKTLHRAKNEDLDRVLIEWIRQQRSNDMPLTGLLVMKQARIYHEELNIESECEYSEGWLQKFKKRHGIKYLKMCGEKASADHETAENYIDEFAKIISDGNLSPEQIYNADETALFWCYVPRKTLIMADEKVPTDFKDAKQRLTVLGCANAAGTHKIKLAVIGKSLPPKCLKGTGSLPVHYYANKKASVTREIFSDWFNKHFVPAARAHCKQAGLEDNCKILLFLDNCSAHPPPELLVKSNVFSIFLPLNVTSVIQPCDQGILRSMKSKYKHFFLNSMLASVNRGLKIQDFLKEFSLKDAIYAIANAWNDVDKSTLTNAWHRLWATMMFENDLADEDFEGFRDSNEKIMISKLITYAKSLSAESVNKLEEADIEEILNIDNDVPVVHPLSEGDFAEMGVNTNQYEDSSSHDDDMNTGEKISIEQLVKMCDQLIAGLEQCAFISEQETMAIYSIKEKLLRQKPVLRRQMTLEKAF from the coding sequence ATGTCCAAAAGAGTTAAAGATATACCAACGGATAATggtgagaagaagaaaaggaagcatCTGTCTTTATCAATAGCTCAGAAAGTAGAGTTATTACAGAAGCTTGATGCTGGTGTGTCTGTAAGGTGTCTTACAGAAGAATATGGTGTAGGGACCACCACCATATATGacttaaagaaacagaaagacaaattgcTGAAATTTTACAGTGACAGTGATAACCAAGAactaatgaaaaacagaaaaacattacATAGGGCCAAAAATGAAGATCTTGACCGTGTGTTAATTGAATGGATTCGACAACAAAGAAGCAATGATATGCCCCTGACTGGTTTATTGGTCATGAAACAAGCTAGAATATACCATGAAGAACTGAACATTGAAAGTGAGTGTGAATATTCAGAAGGGTGgctgcaaaaatttaaaaagcgtCATGGAATCAAATATCTTAAAATGTGCGGTGAAAAAGCTTCTGCGGATCATGAAACAGCTGAAAATTACATTGATGAATTTGCTAAGATAATATCTGATGGAAACCTTAGCCCTGAACAAATTTACAATGCTGATGAAACAGCTCTGTTTTGGTGCTATGTTCCTAGAAAAACCTTAATCATGGCCGATGAAAAGGTACCAACAGATTTCAAGGATGCCAAGCAAAGGTTAACTGTTCTTGGATGTGCTAATGCTGCAGGTACACATAAGATAAAACTGGCAGTGATTGGGAAAAGCCTACCTCCAAAATGTTTAAAAGGTACTGGCAGCTTACCTGTGCATTATTATGCAAACAAAAAAGCATCAGTAACCAGAGAAATCTTTTCTGATTGGTTCAATAAGCACTTTGTGCCAGCAGCACGAGCTCATTGCAAGCAAGCCGGACTAGAAGACAATTGCAAAATTTTACTGTTCCTAGACAACTGTTCAGCACATCCCCCTCCAGAACTTCTTGTGAAAAGTAATGTTTTCAGCATCTTCCTTCCCCTGAATGTGACATCCGTAATACAGCCTTGTGACCAAGGAATTTTACGCTCCATGAAGAGCAAATATAAACACTTTTTCTTAAACAGCATGCTTGCTTCAGTGAACAGAGGCCTGAAAATCCAGGACTTCCTTAAAGAATTTAGTCTCAAGGATGCCATCTATGCAATTGCTAATGCATGGAATGATGTTGATAAGTCAACATTAACAAATGCTTGGCACAGACTTTGGGCTACAATGATGTTTGAAAATGACCTTGCTGATGAGGATTTTGAAGGATTTAGAGATTCTAATGAGAAGATCATGATATCAAAACTTATTACTTATGCCAAAAGTTTATCAGCTGAAAGTGTAAATAAGTTAGAAGAAGCTGACATTGAAGAAATACTGAACATTGATAATGATGTACCCGTTGTGCATCCTTTGAGCGAGGGGGATTTTGCTGAAATGGGTGTAAATACAAATCAGTATGAAGATAGTAGCAGTCACGATGATGACATGAACACAGGTGAAAAAATCTCTATAGAACAGCTGGTGAAAATGTGTGACCAGTTAATTGCTGGTCTTGAACAATGTGCATTCATCAGTGAGCAAGAGACCATGGCGATTTACTCAATTAAAGAGAAATTGCTTAGACAAAAACCTGTGTTAAGGAGGCAGATGACACTGGAAAAGGccttttaa